In one Candidatus Johnevansia muelleri genomic region, the following are encoded:
- the gyrB gene encoding DNA gyrase subunit B: MIKYDSSSIQVLKGLDAVRKRPGMYIGDTNDGSGLHQMVFEIVDNSIDEALAGYCNNISIIIYSDESITVNDNGRGIPTDIHKEEGISAAEVIMTILHAGGKFDNNSYKISGGLHGVGISVVNALSEKLNLIIYRNGKIYEQNYINGKPVNPLKLIGKTKKSGTKIHFKPSSKIFSKIKFYYEIIEKRFRELSFLNPGIYIKLVDKRKKKKNIFYNLGGLCEFLNYLNKDKYVISHIIFFSNYCKKYNIEINFVMQWNNSYKENIYCYTNNIPQISGTHLVGFKTGLTRTINNYINNKHLQKKRKIITNGEDIREGLTAIISIKLPDPKFSSQIKDKLVSSNVKIAVEKEISNKFYDYLLKNKKQSKIIVKKIIKSAMARYAASKAREITRKTGIFNISNLPVKLSDCQIKDPKKAELYIVEGDSAGGSAKQSRDRSNQAILPIKGKILNVEKSNFDKILSSDEINFLISTLGCGIGKNFKPHKLRYHSIIIMTDADIDGSHIRTLLLTFFFRYMPYIIKKGYLFIAQPPLYKVNNGKNTIYLKNDFFLKEYLINKSINITKLHINNKLILGQELKVLIFQYINIFTKNNSLYYIINILYKIIYINNLTLDLLKNKKSVEIWINELKCKLTDKELKTYNFQIYYDYKNQIYLPLIIIKIYSKIKKYLINLNFIFSYDYFKINCLRIRDIFKNNSYILYNGYKKNIYNFNELINYLINETKSKLNIQRYKGLGEMNPQQLWETTMNPNKRMLLKITIKNVATADNIFNILMGKEVEPRFNFIKKYALFANINI; the protein is encoded by the coding sequence ATGATAAAATATGATTCTTCAAGTATTCAAGTACTTAAAGGTCTTGATGCTGTTCGTAAAAGACCAGGTATGTATATTGGTGATACTAATGATGGAAGTGGTCTACATCAGATGGTATTCGAAATAGTAGATAATTCAATTGATGAAGCATTAGCAGGTTATTGTAATAATATTAGTATAATTATTTATTCAGATGAATCAATTACTGTTAACGATAATGGTAGAGGGATACCAACAGATATACATAAAGAAGAAGGTATTTCAGCAGCAGAAGTTATTATGACTATTTTACATGCAGGAGGTAAATTTGATAATAATTCTTATAAAATATCTGGGGGATTACATGGAGTAGGTATTTCTGTAGTTAATGCTCTTTCTGAAAAATTAAATTTAATAATATATAGAAATGGTAAAATTTATGAACAAAATTATATTAATGGTAAACCTGTAAATCCATTAAAATTAATTGGAAAAACTAAAAAATCAGGTACTAAAATACATTTTAAACCTTCTTCCAAAATTTTTTCAAAAATAAAATTTTATTATGAAATTATTGAAAAGAGATTTAGAGAATTATCATTTTTAAATCCAGGAATATATATTAAACTTGTTGATAAACGTAAGAAAAAAAAAAATATATTTTATAATTTAGGTGGTTTATGTGAATTTCTTAATTATCTTAATAAAGATAAATATGTAATTTCACATATAATTTTTTTTTCAAATTATTGTAAAAAATATAATATTGAAATTAATTTTGTAATGCAATGGAATAATTCATATAAAGAAAATATATATTGTTATACTAATAATATCCCCCAAATTAGTGGTACCCACTTGGTGGGGTTTAAAACAGGATTAACAAGAACTATTAATAATTATATTAATAATAAACATTTACAAAAAAAAAGAAAAATTATAACGAATGGAGAAGATATAAGAGAAGGTTTAACAGCTATTATTTCAATAAAATTACCTGATCCTAAATTTTCATCACAAATAAAAGATAAACTTGTTTCTTCTAACGTTAAAATAGCAGTAGAAAAAGAAATTAGCAATAAGTTTTATGATTATTTACTAAAAAATAAAAAACAATCAAAAATTATTGTAAAGAAAATTATTAAATCAGCTATGGCAAGATATGCTGCTAGTAAAGCACGTGAAATTACTCGTAAAACAGGAATTTTTAATATATCTAATTTACCAGTAAAATTATCTGATTGTCAAATAAAAGATCCTAAGAAAGCAGAACTTTATATAGTAGAAGGAGATTCTGCAGGTGGATCTGCGAAACAAAGTAGAGATCGTAGTAATCAAGCAATATTACCTATTAAAGGTAAAATTTTAAATGTTGAAAAATCTAATTTTGATAAAATATTATCATCAGATGAAATTAATTTTTTAATTTCTACTTTAGGATGTGGTATTGGAAAAAATTTTAAACCCCATAAATTACGTTACCACTCAATTATAATTATGACAGATGCTGATATAGATGGTTCACATATTAGAACACTTTTATTAACATTTTTTTTTAGATATATGCCTTATATTATTAAGAAAGGTTATTTATTTATTGCACAACCTCCACTTTATAAAGTTAACAATGGAAAAAATACTATTTATTTAAAAAATGATTTTTTTTTAAAAGAATATTTAATTAATAAATCAATTAATATTACAAAATTACATATAAATAATAAACTTATTTTAGGCCAAGAATTAAAAGTTTTAATTTTTCAATATATTAATATTTTTACAAAAAATAATAGTTTATATTATATTATTAATATTTTATATAAAATAATTTATATAAATAATTTAACTTTAGATTTATTAAAAAATAAAAAATCTGTAGAAATATGGATAAATGAATTAAAATGTAAATTAACAGATAAAGAATTAAAAACATATAACTTTCAAATATATTATGATTATAAAAATCAAATTTATTTGCCATTAATAATAATCAAAATTTATAGTAAAATAAAAAAATATTTAATTAATTTAAATTTTATTTTTTCATATGATTATTTTAAAATTAATTGTTTGAGAATAAGAGATATATTTAAAAATAATTCATATATATTATATAATGGATATAAAAAAAATATATATAATTTTAATGAATTAATAAATTATTTAATTAATGAAACAAAAAGTAAATTAAATATACAAAGATATAAAGGATTAGGAGAAATGAATCCACAACAACTTTGGGAAACTACTATGAATCCTAATAAGCGTATGTTACTTAAAATAACTATAAAAAATGTAGCAACTGCAGATAATATTTTTAATATTTTAATGGGTAAAGAAGTTGAACCTAGATTTAATTTTATAAAAAAATATGCTTTATTTGCTAATATAAATATATAA